One genomic segment of Coffea arabica cultivar ET-39 chromosome 6e, Coffea Arabica ET-39 HiFi, whole genome shotgun sequence includes these proteins:
- the LOC113696668 gene encoding disease resistance protein RGA2-like encodes MESAFQSGIASASLQVVLEKIANFAVRETSLILGVDDELRRLQRTLQRIRAILDSVENNHLSLINHSSNEAWKMWLVDVEKLSYCADDLLDEISLDISRVHTDNSDNANNSNLVRSNLLSSFKLSMPHEICKIRKELEHISTEMDSLFLSKLSAVGSYKMHTPLNNNFCATSSLVDEEFVVGREKDKEDIIQMLLMTESSRGNLSVIPLVGMGGIGKTTLAQVVYNDERILKNFEFRIWISVSINFDLIGISKSVVESLTGKKCKLSDLDPIQSKLQNLLFGRKFLLVLDDYWTEKYGDWDALCSPLRVGRQGSKVIVTTRSTIVSSILGTIRAYGVQSLNDEVCWELVKQRAFSSKDEREKMNLEEIGRKIAKKCKGLPLAAKCLGGILRFRSDEEGWNSVLNSKMWELPQDQNEIFSALILSYHFLPTHLRKCFAYCSIFPPNHEFEMEELVLLWVGEGFIQPRREMRLEDIGNDFFSELIWRSFFQFSHVNLHNQSIYKMHELIHCMAQLISANTCFRLEEDIQHWPPAFNNARHLSLSHESVQSIGPKAFAWFRQLRTLIMSTNDTSVSQVPYELFLKLQFLRVLNLSHMGIDELPSSIDRLKHLRYLNLSENHIQKLPEPTSNLLALQTLKLKSCFEFFELPTNMKNLTNLRHLDLDVKHQLNYMPSGFGNLVNLQTLSAFIVGRARGCGIRELKNMRFLRGSLCITNLENVLSPMEAKEANLFKKPYLKKLQLEWNCLGDKIDEQEVLAGLQPHENLKELSISGYNGVMFPSWISNPVYKLTNIHLHSCLSCSILPSLGQLPLLKFLCIEDMAGLVHVDHHFCGFGSIKGFPSLESLIFQDMPNMATWRGLNGDDLPCLRELTMSNCSRLTSLPSLHNLNFLHNLNIGGCPRLQALPEEGLPESLQLLIIVDSAIIKERCRADVGEDWHKINRIPKIEIDYVEIPIVVHGV; translated from the coding sequence ATGGAATCTGCATTTCAATCTGGTATTGCATCAGCTTCCTTGCAAGTTGTTCTTGAGAAGATTGCTAACTTTGCTGTGAGGGAAACCAGCTTGATTCTGGGAGTTGATGATGAGCTGAGAAGGCTGCAGAGAACACTCCAAAGAATTAGAGCTATTCTGGACAGTGTAGAGAACAATCATCTGAGTCTAATCAACCACAGCAGCAACGAAGCCTGGAAGATGTGGCTTGTTGATGTAGAGAAGCTCTCATATTGTGCTGATGACCTACTTGATGAGATCTCGTTGGATATTTCGCGGGTACATACTGACAATTCAGATAATGCTAATAATAGCAACCTGGTACGCAGCAACCTCTTGTCATCTTTTAAATTGTCAATGCCCCATGAGATATGTAAGATAAGGAAAGAACTGGAACATATTTCAACTGAAATGGATAGTCTTTTCCTAAGTAAGTTATCTGCAGTGGGATCTTATAAGATGCATACCCCACTTAATAATAACTTTTGTGCTACAAGTTCATTGGTTGATGAAGAGTTTGtagttggaagagaaaaggaCAAAGAGGATATCATCCAGATGCTATTGATGACTGAATCCAGTAGGGGCAATTTATCTGTGATTCCTCTAGTGGGTATGGGAGGGATTGGCAAGACGACCCTTGCTCAAGTTGTTTACAATGATGAGCGTATATTGAAGAACTTCGAATTCAGAATATGGATTTCTGTGTCTATCAATTTTGACCTGATCGGGATAAGTAAGTCAGTTGTTGAATCCCTCACTGGAAAAAAATGCAAGTTGTCTGACCTAGATCCCATTCAGTCTAAACTTCAAAATCTACTATTTGGGAGAAAGTTTCTTCTAGTTTTAGATGATTACTGGACTGAGAAATATGGGGATTGGGATGCTTTATGTTCACCTTTAAGAGTTGGACGCCAAGGAAGCAAAGTTATTGTAACAACTCGAAGCACCATAGTGTCATCAATTCTTGGTACAATTCGAGCATATGGTGTGCAAAGTTTGAATGATGAGGTCTGTTGGGAATTGGTGAAACAAAGAGCATTCTCAAGTAAGGATGAAAGGGAGAaaatgaatttggaagaaaTAGGGAGAAAAATAGCTAAGAAATGCAAAGGACTGCCTTTAGCAGCGAAATGTCTTGGAGGCATACTTCGTTTCAGATCTGATGAAGAGGGGTGGAATTCCGTCTTAAACAGTAAGATGTGGGAGCTTCCGCAGgatcaaaatgaaattttttctgCTTTAATACTAAGCTATCATTTCCTTCCTACACATTTGAGAAAATGTTTTGCATATTGCTCCATTTTCCCCCCAAATCATGAGTTTGAAATGGAAGAGTTGGTCCTGCTGTGGGTGGGAGAAGGGTTCATCCAACCTAGACGAGAAATGAGACTGGAGGACATTGGTAATGATTTTTTCAGTGAATTAATCTGGAGGTCCTTCTTTCAATTTTCACATGTTAACCTACACAATCAGTCAATATACAAAATGCACGAGCTTATTCACTGTATGGCACAGTTAATTTCTGCAAATACATGCTTTCGCCTGGAGGAGGATATACAACATTGGCCTCCAGCATTTAACAATGCTCGTCATTTGTCCCTCTCTCATGAAAGTGTCCAATCAATTGGGCCAAAGGCCTTCGCTTGGTTTAGGCAGTTACGAACTTTAATAATGTCTACGAATGATACCAGTGTCTCACAAGTTCCTTACGAACTATTTTTGAAACTTCAATTCCTGAGAGTGTTGAACTTGAGCCATATGGGCATTGATGAACTTCCTAGTTCCATTGATCGCTTGAAACATCTTCGCTATCTTAACCTTTCTGAAAACCACATCCAAAAGCTGCCTGAACCAACTTCAAACCTTTTAGCTTTACAAACCCTCAAGCTCAAAAGTTGCTTTGAGTTTTTTGAACTTCCAACAAACATGAAGAATCTGACTAATCTTCGACATCTTGACTTGGATGTAAAGCATCAGTTAAACTACATGCCATCAGGTTTTGGAAATTTAGTCAACCTCCAAACACTTAGTGCATTTATTGTGGGAAGAGCAAGAGGCTGTGGTATCAGAGAGTTGAAGAATATGAGATTCCTAAGAGGATCATTGTGCATTACCAATCTTGAAAATGTGCTGAGTCCAATGGAAGCAAAAGAGGCAAATTTATTCAAGAAACCATACCTTAAAAAACTTCAGTTGGAATGGAACTGCCTTGGGGATAAAATAGATGAGCAAGAAGTACTTGCGGGCCTTCAACCTCACGAGAACCTTAAGGAGTTATCTATATCAGGGTACAATGGTGTCATGTTTCCTAGTTGGATAAGTAATCCAGTGTACAAGCTCACAAATATTCACCTTCATAGCTGTCTGTCTTGCTCAATTCTCCCTTCTCTTGGGCAACTTCCACTCCtcaaatttctttgtattgaagATATGGCTGGTTTGGTGCATGTTGACCATCATTTTTGTGGCTTCGGTAGTATTAAAGGGTTTCCATCACTGGAGTCACTAATATTCCAGGACATGCCAAATATGGCCACATGGAGAGGATTGAATGGAGATGATTTGCCTTGCCTACGTGAGCTCACTATGAGTAATTGCTCAAGGCTAACCAGTTTGCCATCACTTCACAACCTCAATTTCCTCCATAATTTAAACATTGGCGGCTGCCCAAGACTTCAAGCATTACCAGAAGAAGGATTACCAGAGTCTCTTCAACTCCTGATCATTGTTGACAGTGCCATCATCAAAGAAAGGTGCAGAGCTGATGTGGGTGAAGATTGGCACAAGATAAACAGAATACCTAAGATAGAGATTGATTATGTTGAGATTCCCATAGTGGTGCATGGAGTTTAA
- the LOC113695182 gene encoding calmodulin-binding transcription activator 4-like, whose product MPVMLMCISTYIFVKHTFFLRWTVEQLLGHPFIVLRKIGSRKIQGFLDASNLAFSDSRDHTSAALSIQKTYRGWKGHKDFLARRQKVIKIQAYVRGYQVRKIYKVYSVVSFPEESRIRWHQGGLGLRGFGREKECVNEIEREQVQKLSHRLKFEQARNEAGYRVASVGDFPDEHEQHQGNFKDYGESTVISIMQLWYRKLSLLTVF is encoded by the exons ATGCCTGTCATGCTGATGTGTATATCTACATACATATTTGTAAA GCACACATTTTTTTTAAGATGGACTGTTGAGCAACTACTTGGCCATCCTTTTATTGTTCTCAGAAAAATTGGAAGCAGGAAAATCCAG GGGTTTTTGGATGCATCAAACTTGGCATTCAGTGATTCAAGGGATCATACCTCAGCTGCTTTATCCATACAGAAGACATATCGAGGTTGGAAAGGTCACAAGGATTTTCTTGCAAGACGGCAGAAAGTGATAAAGATACAG GCTTATGTGAGAGGGTATCAGGTCAGGAAAATATATAAGGTATACAGTGTTGTGAGTTTTCCAGAAGAGTCCAGAATCAGGTGGCATCAAGGAGGACTTGGTCTGAGGGGATTTGGGCGTGAGAAAGAATGTGTGAATGAAATTGAAAGGGAACAGGTTCAGAAGTTGTCCCATCGGCTGAAATTTGAACAAGCTCGCAACGAGGCTGGCTACAGGGTTGCTTCAGTGGGTGACTTTCCAGATGAACATGAGCAGCATCAGGGAAATTTTAAAGACTATGGTGAATCTACGGTAATCTCTATAATGCAATTGTGGTACAGGAAGCTTAGTTTGTTAACTGTTTTCTGA
- the LOC140009825 gene encoding putative disease resistance protein RGA3, whose translation MLAFINIAIKVLVPSVPSFGSPISSSTTWTLTQEKLLESALQLFSEDCPNRWEKVAAVVGGGMSADDVKNHPKVLVTGYQISKPKQAVLTSRYALKHRRSEVPTTLIHVSPEEFRATVMKWTESRNQQTSEIAKAKESPLEPFEPGSKDKRTYCTGGKKESNKIATNLDAEFENLPEYVRRCVTYCTLFPLGYEFEKDTLVQLWIAEELIVAKAKEKLENQGGICFDILVYKEYIVPSRFNKLYRQQKYKVNESKCSMWYFQQGFSEESYVRFEEGKLEDISRKTLHSSLQKLDSSHFEALKNCKQLRTLLFLGECVPSINQLPRDLFLCLKSLRTLDLSGTLVSGLPSSIGCLELLHYLDFSYTPIRILPRSIETLYSLQTLKLRDCFALCSLPPGMRNLTSLRHLDFDIVRQLNFIPKGMGSLTNLQTLKAFLVGREEGCSVAELKDLDNITGTFCIARLENVANVVEAKKAALNSKQYITKLELRWGEHRYQNSKAEEQILEYLQPHTNLESLQILFYNGSLLPSWISNPSFTNLASITLCNCKNCYLLPSMGELPSLSILKIVGMAGLRDINRLFCRNYRSQGLKAFPKLEKLTLENMLNLEEWTGMENGDFPCLLQMSIICCPKLYDLPLLSHFKALKKLEISYCAALQSLHAEHQLPPSLQSLILRDCPKVTERCRKDGGEDWFKIVHVPNIWIDDEEISLN comes from the exons ATGTTGGCCTTTATAAATATAGCCATCAAAGTACTG GTGCCCTCAGTACCATCATTTGGTTCTCCCATCTCTTCTTCAACTACGTGGACTTTAACTCAAGAGAAGTTGCTTGAGAGTGCTCTGCAGTTGTTTTCTGAGGACTGTCCCAATCGTTGGGAAAAAGTGGCAGCTGTAGTTGGTGGTGGGATGTCAGCTGATGATGTTAAAAATCATCCGAAAGTGCTTGTCACTGGATACCAAATTTCCAAGCCTAAGCAGGCTGTTCTGACATCCAGATATGCTCTGAAACATCGAAGATCAGAAGTTCCCACTACATTAATTCATGTATCACCAGAGGAATTTCGGGCAACTGTAATGAAATGGACTGAATCTAGAAATCAACAGACAAGTGAAATAGCCAAGGCCAAAGAATCTCcacttgaaccatttgaacCTGGATCCAAGGATAAGAGAACATATTGTACGGGAGGGAAGAAAGAGTCAAATAAGATTGCTACAAATTTGGATGCTGAATTTGAGAATTTGCCTGAGTATGTCAGAAGGTGTGTAACATATTGCACCTTGTTTCCTCTTGGTTATGAATTTGAGAAGGATACGTTGGTGCAATTATGGATTGCAGAGGAACTCATTGTTGCCAAAGCTAAAGAAAAACTGGAGAATCAGGGTGGCATTTGTTTTGATATTTTGGTATATAAGGAGTATATTGTGCCCTCAAGATTCAATAAGCTCTATAGACAGCAAAAGTATAAGGTTAATGAATCTAAGTGTTCTATGTGGTATTTTCAACAAGGTTTTTCTGAGGAATCCTATGTAAGGTTTGAGGAAGGGAAGTTGGAGGACATATCTAGAAAAACCTTACATTCATCCTTGCAAAAGTTGGATTCAAGTCATTTTGAGGCTCTTAAAAATTGCAAACAATTGCGCACGCTTCTATTTCTTGGAGAGTGTGTCCCCTCAATCAATCAGCTACCTCGTGATCTTTTTCTATGCTTGaagagtttaagaactttggATTTAAGTGGAACCCTCGTATCAGGATTGCCAAGTTCTATAGGGTGTTTAGAATTATTACATTACCTCGACTTCTCTTATACTCCCATTAGAATTTTGCCTAGATCAATTGAAACCCTTTATAGTTTACAAACACTAAAACTCAGAGATTGCTTTGCTCTTTGTTCATTGCCTCCGGGAATGAGAAATCTGACTAGTCTTCGACATTTGGACTTTGACATTGTACGTCAATTAAACTTCATTCCGAAAGGAATGGGGAGTTTGACAAATCTTCAAACCTTGAAAGCATTCCTAGTTGGAAGGGAAGAAGGATGCAGTGTTGCAGAGCTAAAAGATTTGGATAATATCACTGGAACATTTTGCATCGCAAGGCTTGAAAATGTTGCAAACGTGGTTGAAGCTAAGAAAGCTGCTCTAAACAGCAAGCAGTACATTACAAAACTTGAGTTAAGATGGGGTGAACATAGATATCAAAACTCCAAGGCTGAAGAGCAGATCTTGGAGTATCTTCAGCCACATACAAATCTTGAAAGCTTACAGATACTGTTTTACAATGGTTCATTACTTCCAAGTTGGATTAGTAATCCATCATTCACTAATCTTGCAAGCATCACCCTTTGCAACTGCAAGAACTGCTATCTTTTACCCTCTATGGGAGAGTTACCCTCATTGAGTATCCTCAAAATAGTTGGTATGGCTGGCCTAAGAGACATCAACCGTCTGTTTTGCAGAAATTATAGAAGTCAAGGCTTGAAAGCATTTCCCAAGTTGGAGAAATTGACACTTGAGAACATGCTTAACCTTGAAGAATGGACCGGAATGGAGAATGGAGACTTTCCATGCCTTCTTCAAATGTCTATAATATGCTGCCCAAAATTATATGATCTTCCATTGCTTTCACATTTTAAAGCACTCAAGAAACTTGAGATAAGCTACTGTGCAGCCCTGCAATCTTTGCATGCAGAACATCAACTTCCTCCTTCACTTCAATCTTTAATCTTAAGAGATTGTCCAAAGGTTACAGAAAGATGCCGCAAGGATGGAGGTGAAGACTGGTTTAAGATAGTTCATGTGCCTAATATTTggattgatgatgaagaaatttCTCTCAATTGA
- the LOC113695232 gene encoding G-type lectin S-receptor-like serine/threonine-protein kinase SD2-5 isoform X1, whose amino-acid sequence MKICHLVFLVYLFFHAYCDSDVLVGYHVTLAIPPAYSSGFVGRAFIMETDQTEPNFRTAVSVEALDDKYACSLDIFLGNVKVWSSGHFSRFYTADKCMLELTEDGDLQLKGQKEIIGWRSGTSGQGVQRLHLLETGNLILVDPLNLIKWQTFNFPTDVMLQGQRLSSRTRLTSFISNNSSLFYSFEIQYDKIVLYLNSGKWKYSYWEFKPYPYGEKNITYIELTSKALEIFNGKFQKVAQITSEQPQPVRFLALGNSTGNLGLYYYSAERQMFQASYQALNGTCDLPLACNPYGICTFSNACSCIRLMTKGIGSLPDCSTDGISEGLCGRNQAEMVELQGVTSILRQGTPSEVNISKDACANLCLDNCTCVAALYISSAEADANLQQCFLYGLVRGVKEIQRGSTGSYWVKMPKGSRDQVHGKSSGLKKWSVIVIGVVDGFIIFIVLAGIGYYIIQKRRQTSLNTRHTP is encoded by the exons atgaaaatttgccatCTCGTTTTCCTTGTTTATCTTTTCTTCCATGCCTATTGTGACTCTGATGTTCTCGTTGGCTACCATGTAACACTGGCTATACCTCCAGCATACAGCAGCGGATTCGTGGGGAGAGCTTTCATTATGGAAACTGACCAAACCGAGCCCAACTTTAGAACTGCAGTCAGTGTTGAAGCTCTGGATGACAAGTACGCGTGTTCACTAGATATCTTCCTAGGAAATGTTAAGGTATGGAGTTCTGGCCATTTCTCTCGATTCTACACAGCAGACAAATGCATGCTCGAGCTCACAGAGGATGGAGATCTGCAATTGAAAGGTCAGAAAGAAATAATTGGATGGAGGAGTGGAACATCTGGACAAGGCGTCCAG AGGCTGCACTTGCTAGAGACAGGTAATCTCATTTTAGTAGATCCTCTGAACTTGATTAAGTGGCAAACTTTCAATTTCCCAACTGATGTAATGCTTCAGGGGCAAAGGCTAAGTTCAAGGACTCGGCTAACGTCTTTCATCAGCAACAACTCGAGTTTATTCTATTCGTTTGAAATTCAGTATGATAAGATTGTACTGTATTTGAATTCTGGCAAGTGGAAGTATTCTTATTGGGAATTTAAGCCGTACCCTTATGGTGAGAAAAACATTACATATATAGAATTGACTTCCAAAGCGCTTGAAATATTCAATGGTAAGTTCCAGAAAGTGGCTCAGATTACCTCAGAACAGCCTCAGCCCGTGAGGTTTCTAGCACTGGGAAATTCCACTGGTAATCTAGGGCTCTACTATTACTCAGCTGAGAGACAAATGTTCCAAGCTTCCTATCAAGCACTCAATGGGACATGTGATCTTCCTTTGGCTTGCAATCCATATGGAATTTGTACATTCTCCAACGCCTGCTCTTGCATTCGACTAATGACAAAAGGTATCGGGTCACTTCCAGATTGCAGTACTGATGGCATATCTGAAGGGCTGTGTGGAAGGAACCAGGCAGAGATGGTTGAGCTGCAAGGCGTTACGAGCATTCTGAGGCAGGGAACCCCTAGCGAGGTCAATATCAGCAAAGACGCATGTGCAAATCTGTGTTTGGATAACTGTACTTGTGTTGCAGCATTATACATCTCGTCAGCTGAAGCTGATGCAAACTTGCAGCAATGTTTTCTCTATGGATTGGTTAGGGGAGTTAAGGAGATCCAGAGGGGAAGCACAGGGAGTTATTGGGTTAAAATGCCGAAGGGAAGTCGAGATCAGGTCCATGGCAAGAGTTCTGGATTGAAGAAATGGAGTGTAATTGTGATAGGAGTGGTTGATGGTTttatcatttttattgttttggctGGCATTGGATATTATATAATTCAGAAGAGAAGACAAACCTCATTGAATACCAGGCACACCCCTTAA
- the LOC113695232 gene encoding uncharacterized protein isoform X2: MKICHLVFLVYLFFHAYCDSDVLVGYHVTLAIPPAYSSGFVGRAFIMETDQTEPNFRTAVSVEALDDKYACSLDIFLGNVKVWSSGHFSRFYTADKCMLELTEDGDLQLKGQKEIIGWRSGTSGQGVQGQRLSSRTRLTSFISNNSSLFYSFEIQYDKIVLYLNSGKWKYSYWEFKPYPYGEKNITYIELTSKALEIFNGKFQKVAQITSEQPQPVRFLALGNSTGNLGLYYYSAERQMFQASYQALNGTCDLPLACNPYGICTFSNACSCIRLMTKGIGSLPDCSTDGISEGLCGRNQAEMVELQGVTSILRQGTPSEVNISKDACANLCLDNCTCVAALYISSAEADANLQQCFLYGLVRGVKEIQRGSTGSYWVKMPKGSRDQVHGKSSGLKKWSVIVIGVVDGFIIFIVLAGIGYYIIQKRRQTSLNTRHTP; this comes from the exons atgaaaatttgccatCTCGTTTTCCTTGTTTATCTTTTCTTCCATGCCTATTGTGACTCTGATGTTCTCGTTGGCTACCATGTAACACTGGCTATACCTCCAGCATACAGCAGCGGATTCGTGGGGAGAGCTTTCATTATGGAAACTGACCAAACCGAGCCCAACTTTAGAACTGCAGTCAGTGTTGAAGCTCTGGATGACAAGTACGCGTGTTCACTAGATATCTTCCTAGGAAATGTTAAGGTATGGAGTTCTGGCCATTTCTCTCGATTCTACACAGCAGACAAATGCATGCTCGAGCTCACAGAGGATGGAGATCTGCAATTGAAAGGTCAGAAAGAAATAATTGGATGGAGGAGTGGAACATCTGGACAAGGCGTCCAG GGGCAAAGGCTAAGTTCAAGGACTCGGCTAACGTCTTTCATCAGCAACAACTCGAGTTTATTCTATTCGTTTGAAATTCAGTATGATAAGATTGTACTGTATTTGAATTCTGGCAAGTGGAAGTATTCTTATTGGGAATTTAAGCCGTACCCTTATGGTGAGAAAAACATTACATATATAGAATTGACTTCCAAAGCGCTTGAAATATTCAATGGTAAGTTCCAGAAAGTGGCTCAGATTACCTCAGAACAGCCTCAGCCCGTGAGGTTTCTAGCACTGGGAAATTCCACTGGTAATCTAGGGCTCTACTATTACTCAGCTGAGAGACAAATGTTCCAAGCTTCCTATCAAGCACTCAATGGGACATGTGATCTTCCTTTGGCTTGCAATCCATATGGAATTTGTACATTCTCCAACGCCTGCTCTTGCATTCGACTAATGACAAAAGGTATCGGGTCACTTCCAGATTGCAGTACTGATGGCATATCTGAAGGGCTGTGTGGAAGGAACCAGGCAGAGATGGTTGAGCTGCAAGGCGTTACGAGCATTCTGAGGCAGGGAACCCCTAGCGAGGTCAATATCAGCAAAGACGCATGTGCAAATCTGTGTTTGGATAACTGTACTTGTGTTGCAGCATTATACATCTCGTCAGCTGAAGCTGATGCAAACTTGCAGCAATGTTTTCTCTATGGATTGGTTAGGGGAGTTAAGGAGATCCAGAGGGGAAGCACAGGGAGTTATTGGGTTAAAATGCCGAAGGGAAGTCGAGATCAGGTCCATGGCAAGAGTTCTGGATTGAAGAAATGGAGTGTAATTGTGATAGGAGTGGTTGATGGTTttatcatttttattgttttggctGGCATTGGATATTATATAATTCAGAAGAGAAGACAAACCTCATTGAATACCAGGCACACCCCTTAA
- the LOC140009826 gene encoding uncharacterized protein: MTPFEALYGLAPPQLALGPYPQSRVAAVGEYLRERQQMDNMLKQNLKQAQERMKRYADEKRSEREFSKGDWVYLRLQPYRQSSVALRGNTKLSARYFGPYKVEERIGNVAYRLELPSSSKVHPVFHVSLLKRKVGDKITPTLHLPETNEKGHWRVEPIAILDRKMVKKKNAAATQWLVHWWGTDPAEATWEDAEEIERQFPTFQP, encoded by the coding sequence ATGACTCCTTTTGAGGCTCTATATGGTCTAGCCCCTCCCCAATTGGCTCTGGGACCTTACCCGCAATCCAGGGTAGCTGCAGTAGGAGAATACCTCAGAGAGAGGCAACAAATGGATAACATGCTGAAACAGAATTTGAAGCAGGCTCAAGAGAGAATGAAAAGGTATGCTGATGAGAAGAGGAGTGAACGAGAATTTAGTAAAGGAGATTGGGTGTATCTACGGTTGCAACCCTATAGACAGAGCTCTGTGGCCCTGAGAGGGAACACCAAGTTATCAGCAAGGTACTTTGGCCCTTACAAAGTGGAGGAAAGAATAGGAAATGTAGCTTATAGACTGGAACTACCAAGCTCTTCAAAGGTACACCCTGTCTTCCATGTGTCGTTGCTCAAAAGAAAGGTGGGAGACAAGATCACCCCCACCCTCCATTTACCAGAAACAAATGAAAAGGGTCATTGGAGAGTGGAGCCTATTGCCATACTGGATAggaaaatggtgaagaaaaaaaatgcagctgcCACTCAGTGGCTAGTCCACTGGTGGGGTACGGACCCTGCAGAAGCTACATGGGAGGATGCTGAGGAGATCGAAAGACAATTCCCTACCTTCCAACCTTGA